One region of Haloprofundus salilacus genomic DNA includes:
- a CDS encoding Nif3-like dinuclear metal center hexameric protein produces MHLSTLTDRLDETLRTDAYADIDASANGLQVGPEEAEITRAAVAVDAAVATVEAAAEADADLLITHHGLSWGGIERVTGKQYRRIAPLVENDVALYVSHLPLDGNQELGNAAGVADVLGLVDREPFGALGPEHIGQRGRASDPVDAAELATTLDAKLDTGDRGVQVLEFGPDEIEDVAIVTGSGVDWLDEAVDAGVDALVTGEGKQKAYHEAREAGVHVFLAGHYATETFGVRALSSQLDDWGVETTFADHPTGL; encoded by the coding sequence ATGCACCTCTCGACGCTCACCGACCGACTCGACGAGACCCTTCGAACCGACGCCTACGCGGACATCGACGCGAGCGCGAACGGCCTGCAGGTCGGTCCCGAGGAGGCGGAGATAACTCGGGCTGCCGTCGCCGTCGACGCCGCCGTCGCCACCGTCGAAGCGGCCGCGGAGGCGGACGCGGACCTCCTCATCACACACCACGGACTCTCGTGGGGCGGCATCGAGCGCGTCACCGGCAAGCAGTACCGACGAATCGCGCCGCTCGTCGAGAACGACGTGGCGTTATACGTCTCGCACCTGCCGCTCGACGGGAATCAGGAACTCGGCAACGCCGCCGGCGTCGCGGACGTTCTGGGCCTCGTCGACCGAGAGCCGTTCGGAGCGCTCGGTCCGGAACACATCGGTCAGCGGGGGCGCGCGAGCGATCCCGTCGACGCGGCGGAGCTCGCGACGACGCTCGACGCCAAACTTGACACGGGTGATCGCGGCGTACAGGTGCTCGAATTCGGTCCCGACGAGATCGAAGACGTCGCCATCGTCACCGGGAGTGGGGTCGACTGGCTGGACGAGGCCGTCGACGCCGGCGTCGACGCGCTCGTGACGGGCGAGGGGAAGCAGAAGGCGTACCATGAAGCGCGCGAGGCGGGAGTACACGTCTTCTTGGCCGGTCACTACGCGACCGAGACGTTCGGCGTCCGCGCGCTCTCGTCGCAACTCGACGACTGGGGCGTCGAGACGACGTTCGCCGACCATCCGACGGGACTGTGA
- a CDS encoding molybdopterin biosynthesis protein, with protein MTERKEFRDLADPEKAHAAIASLDLEPDPESVLLAEARGRVLADRVDAELDVPGFDRASMDGYAVRAKDTFGADEADPETLELIGAVHAGVEPDVTVEPGTCAEISTGAVMPPGADAVVIVERTDERGEGEIEVRTAVAPGDSVMFAGADIAAGARALGPGTLLTPREIGLLSALGHDEVPVRGRPQVGIVSTGDELVRPGETLHSARGQIYDVNSYTIAAGVEEAGGEAKLYPHAGDDYEEMERLLLRASEECDLVLSSGSTSASAVDVIYRVIEDRGELLLHGVAVKPGKPMLVGRLESSAYVGLPGYPVSALTIFRTFVAPAVRRAAGVPEPQTETVRGEMAVRERYGEGRMRLMPVGLVEDEGGETLVYPVDKGSGATTSLVEADGIVEVHPDTEYLAEGEEVDVILFSSDVRAPSLLGVGEDDPLLNRLLDRLGTPRYLPVGSREGLRRLRDGVPDVAVVAGPAKRDVDSVDLGGWRREWGLVVPKENPAGVEGVASLVDDDLRFVNRDSNAGLRTSLGNAVAELADERGVSRHDLVSRINGFDRSVRASESPARRVLAGDADAGIGLRATADRLGLGFVPLGWQNVRVHANPKRTEKTSVAALREVLGEANDHREGLSGYDASET; from the coding sequence ATGACGGAAAGAAAGGAGTTCCGCGACCTCGCCGACCCCGAAAAGGCCCACGCCGCCATCGCGTCGCTGGATCTCGAACCCGACCCCGAGTCGGTCCTGCTCGCAGAGGCGCGCGGGCGCGTGCTCGCCGACCGCGTCGACGCCGAACTCGACGTACCGGGGTTCGACCGGGCGTCGATGGACGGCTACGCGGTTCGGGCGAAGGACACCTTCGGCGCGGACGAGGCCGACCCCGAGACGCTCGAACTAATCGGGGCGGTCCACGCGGGCGTGGAACCCGACGTGACCGTCGAACCGGGGACGTGCGCCGAAATCTCGACGGGTGCGGTGATGCCGCCGGGCGCGGACGCCGTGGTCATCGTCGAGCGAACGGACGAACGCGGGGAGGGAGAAATTGAGGTTCGGACGGCCGTCGCCCCCGGCGACAGCGTGATGTTCGCGGGGGCGGACATCGCCGCCGGGGCGCGGGCGCTCGGTCCTGGGACGCTTCTCACGCCCCGAGAGATCGGCCTGCTGTCAGCGCTCGGGCACGACGAGGTGCCCGTCCGCGGTCGCCCGCAGGTCGGCATCGTCTCGACCGGCGACGAACTCGTTCGGCCGGGGGAGACGCTCCACAGCGCCCGCGGCCAGATTTACGACGTGAACAGCTACACCATCGCCGCGGGCGTCGAGGAGGCCGGCGGCGAGGCGAAGCTCTACCCGCACGCCGGTGACGACTACGAGGAGATGGAGCGGTTACTCCTGCGGGCCTCGGAGGAGTGCGACCTCGTGTTGTCGTCGGGGTCGACCTCGGCCTCGGCGGTCGACGTCATCTACCGCGTCATCGAAGACCGCGGCGAGTTGCTGCTGCACGGCGTCGCCGTCAAACCCGGAAAGCCGATGCTCGTCGGGCGACTCGAGAGCAGCGCCTACGTCGGTCTCCCCGGCTACCCCGTGTCGGCGCTCACCATCTTCCGGACGTTTGTCGCCCCCGCGGTTCGCCGCGCGGCGGGCGTTCCGGAACCGCAGACCGAGACCGTTCGAGGCGAGATGGCCGTCCGCGAACGCTACGGCGAGGGGCGGATGCGACTGATGCCGGTCGGCCTGGTCGAAGACGAAGGCGGCGAGACGCTCGTCTACCCCGTCGACAAGGGGAGCGGCGCGACGACGAGTCTCGTCGAAGCCGACGGCATCGTCGAAGTCCACCCCGACACCGAGTACCTCGCCGAGGGCGAGGAGGTGGACGTGATACTGTTCTCGTCGGACGTGCGCGCGCCGTCGCTTCTCGGCGTCGGCGAGGACGACCCGCTTCTCAACCGCCTGCTCGACCGTCTCGGGACGCCGCGGTATCTCCCGGTGGGAAGCAGAGAGGGGCTTCGACGGCTCCGCGACGGCGTCCCGGACGTGGCCGTCGTCGCCGGACCCGCGAAACGAGACGTCGACTCCGTTGACCTCGGCGGGTGGCGACGCGAGTGGGGACTCGTGGTTCCGAAGGAGAATCCGGCGGGCGTCGAGGGCGTGGCGAGTCTCGTCGACGACGATCTCCGCTTCGTCAACCGCGACTCGAACGCCGGACTCCGGACGAGTCTCGGTAACGCCGTCGCCGAACTCGCCGACGAACGGGGCGTCTCGCGCCACGACCTCGTCTCCCGAATCAACGGGTTCGACCGGTCGGTGAGAGCCTCCGAGAGTCCGGCCCGGCGCGTTCTCGCCGGCGACGCGGACGCGGGAATCGGCCTCCGGGCGACCGCCGACCGCCTCGGTCTCGGCTTCGTCCCGCTCGGCTGGCAGAACGTTCGCGTCCACGCCAACCCGAAGCGGACCGAAAAAACCAGCGTCGCCGCGCTCCGGGAGGTGCTCGGCGAGGCGAACGACCACCGCGAGGGCCTCTCAGGCTACGACGCCTCGGAGACGTAA
- a CDS encoding ABC1 kinase family protein, with protein sequence MVTLVNLRAYWRFLVVFRRFLPLIVAYTRDRNRFFLFGRSRQVSTEEQVERAEVLLDTLLTLGPTFIKLGQLLSTRPDILPPAYIDVLSSLQDDVPPAPWEESREVLEDELGPVDEAFDEFDRDSISGASLGQVYLAEYGGERVAVKVRRPGIEDLVDADLRVVKWSIPVLTRFVGEGQAFSLDSLADEFAKTIREEMDYSRERDMLVEIRSNFEDNRDIVIPRPIDDRSGPRVLTMEYEPGVKISDVETLDEMDIDRHELAVTLQEVYLQMIIEDGVFHADPHPGNLAVDENGSIIFYDFGMSGTVDPYVQDKIVEFYIAVANQNIDGILDSLVEMGTLSPEADREVMANVMELAIADVRGEDIEQYRVQQVIQQVEDTIYEFPLRLPQNMALVLRVATVVEGVCVTLDPDFDFIEVATNYLSETGYREETAKQVVQDAGRQLQRTTESLVTVPPKLERTLDQLERENVTVNIRIEDKNDVFDRLSRRIAYSMLFSVGLLSASILYSFGNDWRFAAGAVGITLPVGLLLYRSLRKRRKGIRARPQFTRQSMRERRGD encoded by the coding sequence GTGGTTACTCTGGTCAATCTGCGGGCCTACTGGCGGTTCCTCGTCGTCTTCCGCCGATTCCTCCCGCTCATCGTCGCCTACACGCGGGACCGAAATCGGTTCTTCCTGTTCGGGCGGTCGCGACAGGTCTCCACCGAGGAGCAGGTCGAACGGGCTGAGGTACTGCTCGACACGCTGTTGACGCTCGGACCGACGTTCATCAAACTCGGGCAACTGCTGTCGACGCGCCCCGACATCCTCCCGCCGGCGTACATCGACGTGCTATCGAGTCTGCAGGACGACGTGCCGCCCGCCCCGTGGGAGGAGTCGCGCGAGGTGCTCGAAGACGAACTCGGACCGGTCGACGAGGCGTTCGACGAGTTCGACCGCGACTCCATAAGCGGCGCGAGCCTCGGACAAGTGTACCTCGCCGAGTACGGCGGCGAGCGCGTCGCCGTCAAAGTCCGCCGCCCGGGCATCGAGGACCTCGTCGACGCCGACCTCCGGGTCGTCAAGTGGTCGATTCCGGTGCTCACCCGGTTCGTCGGCGAGGGGCAGGCGTTCTCGCTCGACAGCCTCGCCGACGAATTCGCGAAGACCATCCGCGAGGAGATGGACTACAGCCGCGAACGCGACATGCTCGTCGAGATTCGCTCGAACTTCGAAGACAACCGCGACATCGTCATCCCCCGACCCATCGACGACCGCTCGGGACCGCGCGTGCTCACGATGGAGTACGAACCGGGCGTGAAGATAAGCGACGTCGAGACGCTCGACGAGATGGATATCGACCGCCACGAGTTGGCCGTGACGCTCCAGGAGGTGTACCTCCAGATGATAATCGAGGACGGCGTCTTCCACGCCGACCCCCACCCCGGAAACCTCGCCGTCGACGAGAACGGGTCGATCATCTTCTACGACTTCGGGATGAGCGGTACCGTCGACCCGTACGTACAGGATAAGATCGTCGAGTTCTACATCGCCGTCGCCAACCAGAACATCGACGGCATCCTCGACTCGCTCGTCGAGATGGGGACGCTCTCGCCGGAGGCCGACCGCGAGGTGATGGCGAACGTGATGGAGCTGGCCATCGCCGACGTGCGCGGCGAGGACATCGAGCAGTACCGCGTCCAGCAGGTCATCCAGCAAGTCGAAGACACCATCTACGAGTTCCCCCTGCGCCTGCCGCAGAACATGGCGCTCGTGCTCCGGGTCGCCACCGTCGTCGAGGGCGTCTGCGTGACGCTCGATCCCGACTTCGACTTCATCGAAGTCGCGACGAACTACCTCTCGGAGACCGGTTATCGAGAAGAGACGGCCAAACAGGTGGTCCAAGACGCCGGGCGACAGCTTCAACGGACGACGGAGTCGCTCGTCACGGTGCCGCCGAAGCTCGAACGCACGCTCGACCAACTCGAACGCGAGAACGTCACCGTCAACATCCGCATCGAGGACAAAAACGACGTGTTCGACCGGCTGTCGCGGCGCATCGCGTACAGCATGCTGTTCTCCGTCGGGTTGCTCTCGGCGTCGATTCTCTACTCCTTCGGCAACGACTGGCGCTTCGCCGCCGGCGCCGTCGGCATCACGCTGCCGGTGGGCCTCTTACTGTACCGGTCGCTTCGTAAGCGCCGCAAGGGCATCCGCGCCCGTCCGCAGTTCACCCGCCAGAGCATGCGCGAACGCCGCGGCGACTGA
- a CDS encoding Hsp20/alpha crystallin family protein, translated as MSALRDALRELPKAVFADLLESDEAYLLVVDLPGVTAETADVRFENGRIVIEARREKSLPQEFRYLREDRSLFLDAELPLPPDASGDGAEASIERGVLELHLPKRTAAPERSIPITDDSSE; from the coding sequence ATGTCAGCGCTGCGCGACGCGTTGCGGGAACTGCCCAAAGCGGTGTTCGCCGACCTGTTGGAGAGCGACGAAGCGTACCTGCTCGTGGTCGACCTGCCCGGCGTCACCGCCGAGACGGCTGACGTGCGATTCGAGAACGGTCGCATCGTCATCGAAGCCCGCCGCGAGAAGAGCCTCCCCCAAGAGTTCCGCTACCTCCGCGAGGACCGTTCGCTGTTCTTAGACGCGGAACTGCCGCTTCCGCCGGACGCCTCCGGCGACGGCGCGGAAGCGTCAATAGAACGCGGCGTCCTCGAACTCCACCTCCCCAAGCGGACGGCCGCCCCCGAGCGGTCGATTCCCATAACGGACGACTCTTCGGAGTAG
- a CDS encoding translation initiation factor IF-5A — protein MAKQQKQVRELQEGSYVMMDSAPCKINHYSTAKPGKHGSAKARVEGRGVFDGKKRSLSQPVDAKVWVPIIDRKQGQVVSVTGDDAQVMDLDTYETFTMRIPEDEDFSPETEIEYLEYEGNRKIV, from the coding sequence ATGGCGAAACAGCAGAAGCAGGTTCGCGAACTGCAGGAAGGCAGCTACGTCATGATGGACAGCGCCCCCTGTAAAATCAACCATTACAGCACCGCCAAACCGGGCAAGCACGGCAGTGCGAAGGCCCGCGTCGAGGGACGCGGCGTCTTCGACGGGAAGAAACGCAGTCTCAGCCAGCCTGTGGACGCGAAGGTGTGGGTTCCGATCATCGACCGGAAGCAGGGCCAGGTTGTCTCTGTCACCGGTGACGACGCACAGGTGATGGACCTCGACACGTACGAGACGTTCACGATGCGCATCCCCGAGGACGAGGACTTCTCGCCCGAAACCGAGATAGAGTACCTCGAGTACGAAGGCAACCGGAAGATAGTCTAA
- the glp gene encoding gephyrin-like molybdotransferase Glp, which produces MSHDDLRRAGFKHRTRVADARERLLAAVTPHDRTEHLPLVDADGRALAETVAAARDVPGYDRAAMDGYAVRAEDTFGASGRSPAVLRLSLAGDAETENGAAPRVTPGEAARVHTGSEMPDGADAVVMVEHTERVGDEVEVFDALAEGENVGDADEDVAAGQSLYDPGHRLRPSDLGLLKSVGVREVETYEPPRVAVIPTGEELVQRDPDPGEVVETNGLTVSKLVERWGGDASYRDVVTDDEDALRDVVESNLDHDVVVTTGGSSVGERDLTYEVVAELGEVFVHGVALKPGHPVALGEVDNTPVVMLPGYPVACVINAVQFLRPALKRAGTLPDDHPPTREATLTRKVPSDPGVRTFARVRTEEGDEGLEASPTRASGSGILSSVALADGWVVVSEEREGLEEGATVAVENWEWSA; this is translated from the coding sequence ATGAGCCACGACGACCTGCGACGCGCCGGATTCAAACACCGGACGCGCGTCGCCGACGCGCGAGAGCGACTGCTCGCGGCGGTCACCCCGCACGACCGAACCGAGCACCTGCCGCTCGTCGACGCGGACGGCCGAGCGCTCGCCGAGACGGTCGCCGCTGCCCGCGACGTTCCCGGCTACGACCGCGCGGCGATGGACGGCTACGCCGTCCGCGCCGAGGACACTTTCGGCGCGTCGGGGCGCTCTCCCGCCGTGCTTCGACTCAGTTTGGCGGGCGACGCAGAAACTGAGAACGGCGCCGCCCCGCGGGTGACCCCCGGCGAAGCCGCCCGCGTCCACACGGGGAGCGAAATGCCCGACGGCGCCGACGCCGTCGTGATGGTCGAACACACCGAGCGCGTGGGCGACGAGGTCGAGGTGTTCGACGCCCTCGCCGAAGGAGAGAACGTCGGCGACGCTGACGAGGACGTCGCGGCAGGACAGTCGCTGTACGACCCAGGCCACCGACTCCGGCCGTCGGACCTCGGCCTGCTGAAGTCGGTCGGCGTGCGCGAGGTGGAGACGTACGAACCCCCGCGCGTCGCCGTGATTCCGACCGGCGAGGAACTCGTCCAGCGTGACCCCGACCCCGGCGAAGTCGTCGAGACTAACGGCCTCACCGTCTCGAAACTCGTCGAACGCTGGGGCGGCGACGCGAGTTATCGCGACGTGGTGACCGACGACGAGGACGCCCTCCGCGACGTCGTCGAGTCGAACCTAGACCACGACGTGGTGGTGACGACCGGTGGGTCGTCGGTCGGCGAGCGCGACCTGACGTACGAGGTCGTCGCCGAACTCGGCGAGGTGTTTGTCCACGGCGTCGCGCTGAAACCCGGCCACCCCGTCGCGCTCGGCGAAGTCGACAACACTCCGGTCGTGATGCTCCCGGGTTACCCCGTCGCGTGCGTCATCAACGCCGTACAGTTCCTCCGCCCGGCGCTCAAGCGTGCGGGGACTCTACCGGACGACCACCCGCCGACGCGGGAGGCGACGCTTACGCGGAAGGTGCCGAGCGACCCCGGCGTTCGGACGTTCGCCCGCGTCCGGACCGAGGAAGGTGACGAAGGCCTCGAAGCGTCGCCGACGCGCGCGAGCGGGTCGGGCATCCTGTCGAGCGTCGCGCTCGCCGACGGCTGGGTCGTCGTCTCCGAGGAGCGCGAAGGACTGGAGGAGGGTGCGACTGTCGCCGTCGAGAACTGGGAGTGGTCCGCGTGA
- a CDS encoding HAD family hydrolase — protein MVSDAYDFWLFDLDGTLIDAEWAYTRRTFDRVGERLGRPFSDREAEILWHGLGGARDAQLREWGVDPAEFWPAFHAVEDPLARAEATYLHPDAEAFVAGLDGPVGLVTHCQQFLADPVLAHLDIRDWFDAVVCCTDDTGWKPDPGPVTHAMVELGVDDADRGVLVGDGASDVGAAWNAGLDGIHIERHDPERRGQCVLADYRIRSFEELSSA, from the coding sequence ATGGTCTCCGACGCCTACGACTTCTGGCTGTTCGACCTCGACGGGACGCTCATCGACGCCGAGTGGGCGTACACCCGGCGGACGTTCGACCGCGTCGGCGAGCGACTCGGCCGACCCTTCTCCGACCGCGAGGCCGAAATCCTCTGGCACGGTCTCGGCGGCGCTCGCGACGCCCAACTCCGCGAGTGGGGGGTCGATCCCGCGGAGTTTTGGCCCGCCTTCCACGCCGTCGAAGACCCGCTCGCCCGCGCCGAGGCGACGTACCTCCACCCCGACGCGGAGGCGTTCGTCGCGGGACTCGACGGACCGGTCGGTCTGGTGACCCACTGCCAGCAGTTTCTCGCCGACCCGGTGTTAGCGCACCTCGACATCCGCGACTGGTTCGACGCCGTCGTCTGCTGTACCGACGACACCGGCTGGAAACCCGACCCCGGCCCGGTAACGCATGCGATGGTCGAACTCGGCGTCGACGACGCCGACCGAGGCGTGCTCGTTGGCGACGGTGCCAGTGACGTCGGCGCGGCGTGGAACGCCGGACTTGACGGCATCCACATCGAGCGACACGACCCCGAACGCCGGGGCCAGTGCGTGCTCGCCGACTACCGCATCCGCTCGTTCGAAGAGTTGTCGAGCGCGTAG
- a CDS encoding DICT sensory domain-containing protein, whose amino-acid sequence MTDVPLPEMEAPMTLEQFISAVAVQRKQIIVYAPDEAAVPVEQFETRNVTIERRSLPSDGPPGFVVIREDDGFVGSLGLGELQHLLTPPIRRPWSDGVETSYRALFEILDNTLFTSFDKRQMVAVSREIEERAWRVGHGTLSCGFQSTEALRKQQSVYARLVGGTDLDVHIYVGDNQGEWPFDGATFHVESSDEVGRTWFVVFDGSTYTMAACALVAEETEDGRFRGFWTYDEELVHEILSYLTSTYG is encoded by the coding sequence GTGACAGACGTTCCGCTCCCCGAGATGGAGGCACCGATGACACTCGAACAGTTTATCTCCGCTGTAGCGGTGCAGCGCAAGCAGATTATCGTGTACGCGCCCGACGAAGCGGCGGTTCCGGTCGAGCAGTTCGAGACGCGAAACGTCACCATCGAGCGACGCTCGCTGCCAAGCGACGGACCACCCGGGTTCGTCGTTATCCGCGAAGACGACGGGTTCGTGGGGTCGCTAGGTCTCGGCGAACTGCAACATCTCCTGACGCCGCCGATTCGCCGCCCGTGGTCCGACGGGGTCGAGACAAGTTACCGTGCGCTGTTCGAGATTCTCGACAACACGCTGTTCACGTCGTTCGACAAACGACAGATGGTCGCAGTGTCGCGCGAGATAGAGGAACGCGCGTGGCGCGTCGGTCACGGGACGCTCAGCTGCGGATTTCAGTCGACGGAGGCGCTCCGGAAACAGCAGTCGGTTTACGCTCGGTTGGTCGGAGGGACCGACCTCGACGTCCACATCTACGTCGGTGACAACCAAGGGGAGTGGCCGTTCGACGGCGCCACGTTTCACGTCGAGTCGAGCGACGAGGTGGGTCGGACGTGGTTCGTCGTCTTCGACGGCAGCACCTACACGATGGCCGCGTGTGCGCTCGTCGCGGAGGAGACCGAAGACGGCCGGTTCCGCGGTTTCTGGACTTACGACGAGGAACTCGTCCACGAGATACTGTCGTATCTCACGTCAACGTACGGGTGA
- the speB gene encoding agmatinase: MFPGATTERSDANFVIVGAPLDISTSFQPGARFGPDRIRRFAETFDDFDRRTDQFFSDLSVYDAGDLHAWSDAAEYVEFLSGELGDAVRDAAVPITLGGEHTVTAAGVRAVDPDVFVCLDAHLDLRREYDGNEWSHACVTRRVLDTADEAIILGARTGSPEEWERAERDDVTVVEPDDVADWSPEFDTDDSVYLSVDIDGADPGFAPGTGTMEPFGLTPREMRDAVRAVAPAADGFDVVEVNDRDDGQAASLAGKLLKEFVYERAAASE; this comes from the coding sequence ATGTTCCCCGGGGCGACTACCGAACGCAGTGACGCGAACTTCGTCATCGTCGGTGCGCCCCTGGACATCTCGACGAGCTTTCAACCAGGGGCCCGTTTCGGCCCCGACCGCATCAGGCGGTTCGCCGAAACGTTCGACGACTTCGACCGTCGAACCGACCAATTCTTTTCCGATCTCTCAGTCTACGACGCAGGTGACCTCCACGCCTGGAGCGACGCCGCCGAGTACGTCGAGTTTCTGAGCGGCGAACTCGGTGACGCCGTCCGCGATGCCGCCGTTCCCATCACGCTCGGGGGCGAACACACCGTCACCGCCGCGGGCGTCCGCGCGGTCGACCCGGACGTGTTCGTCTGTCTCGACGCCCACCTCGACCTCAGACGCGAGTACGACGGCAACGAGTGGAGCCACGCCTGCGTTACCAGACGCGTCCTCGATACCGCCGACGAGGCGATTATCCTCGGGGCGCGCACCGGTTCCCCCGAGGAGTGGGAGCGCGCCGAGAGAGACGACGTGACCGTCGTCGAACCCGATGACGTGGCCGACTGGTCTCCCGAGTTCGACACCGACGATTCGGTTTACCTCAGCGTCGACATCGACGGCGCGGACCCCGGCTTCGCGCCCGGAACGGGGACAATGGAACCGTTCGGACTGACGCCGCGGGAGATGCGCGACGCGGTTCGGGCCGTCGCTCCCGCCGCCGACGGGTTCGACGTCGTCGAGGTGAACGACCGGGACGACGGACAGGCCGCGTCGCTCGCCGGAAAACTTCTCAAAGAGTTCGTCTACGAGCGCGCGGCGGCGAGCGAGTAG
- a CDS encoding HalOD1 output domain-containing protein, whose protein sequence is MSNRAKVLHVDDDPSVTELTNQLLDPEGDRFELTNASDGEAGLQLLEDGEFDCIVSDSVTLSDGRLFASAVREKEASIPLVLFSGKSSDELAAEVRMTGANGYVRKSDTESFAHLRRAIDESLMLADDDWELLAHHDWTGPQELVTTIAAALESYDGVAATEGTPLFDVVDTEALAQLLAPAADGSHRESVSARFTYRNHVFALFGDGRILVRPR, encoded by the coding sequence ATGTCAAACAGGGCGAAAGTGCTTCACGTTGACGACGATCCGAGCGTCACAGAACTCACGAATCAGTTGCTCGACCCGGAGGGAGACCGGTTCGAGTTGACGAACGCGTCGGACGGCGAAGCGGGACTGCAACTGCTCGAAGACGGCGAGTTCGACTGTATCGTCAGCGACTCGGTGACGCTTTCCGACGGCCGGCTGTTCGCCTCCGCCGTCCGCGAGAAGGAAGCGTCGATTCCGCTGGTGCTGTTCTCCGGGAAGTCGAGCGACGAACTCGCCGCCGAGGTGCGGATGACCGGGGCGAACGGCTACGTTCGGAAGTCGGACACGGAGAGTTTCGCCCATCTCCGACGCGCCATCGACGAGTCGCTGATGCTGGCCGACGACGACTGGGAACTGCTCGCCCACCACGACTGGACGGGTCCGCAGGAGTTGGTGACGACTATCGCCGCCGCGCTCGAATCGTACGACGGGGTGGCGGCGACGGAGGGCACGCCGTTGTTCGACGTCGTCGACACGGAGGCGCTCGCGCAACTGCTCGCGCCGGCTGCCGACGGGTCGCACCGCGAGTCGGTGTCCGCTCGGTTCACGTACCGCAATCACGTTTTCGCGCTGTTCGGCGACGGCCGCATACTGGTTCGCCCCCGGTAG
- a CDS encoding DUF7344 domain-containing protein — MGKVENSHGEADVALVSEATAVDNEMFAVLADEHRRFALYTLLQFRQLTLEELADVVAGWTNADGWRAVTREQRDAVLLALHHNHVPMLEAAGYVEYDDETDELSLAALPTSLYDLVTYARKHERVSAGELERRDSTANDSDDAENGSDTADGGSGET; from the coding sequence GTGGGTAAAGTCGAGAACAGCCACGGAGAGGCGGACGTTGCACTCGTCTCGGAAGCGACGGCTGTCGACAACGAGATGTTCGCAGTCCTCGCAGACGAACACCGACGGTTCGCCCTCTACACGCTCCTGCAGTTCCGGCAGTTGACGCTCGAGGAGTTGGCCGACGTCGTCGCCGGGTGGACGAACGCCGACGGCTGGCGAGCCGTCACGCGCGAGCAGCGGGACGCCGTCCTGCTGGCGCTCCACCACAACCACGTGCCGATGCTCGAAGCGGCAGGTTACGTCGAGTACGACGACGAGACCGACGAACTGTCGCTCGCCGCGCTACCAACGTCGCTGTACGATCTCGTGACGTACGCTCGGAAGCACGAGAGAGTGAGCGCCGGCGAACTGGAGCGACGCGACTCGACGGCGAACGACAGCGACGACGCGGAGAACGGCAGCGACACCGCAGACGGCGGAAGCGGCGAGACGTGA